One genomic window of Haloferax mediterranei ATCC 33500 includes the following:
- the sucC gene encoding ADP-forming succinate--CoA ligase subunit beta: protein MKLHEYQAKEIFAEAGIPVPESRLASSVEEVMEAVEDIGYPAAIKAQVHVGGRGKAGGIKIAMDEDEARQAAEDILGMDLKGYTVEKVLVEAGVDFENELYVGITMDRSEGKPVAMVSTEGGVNIEEVAEETPEAIAREHIDPAFGLHPYQARKIVFEAGIPRDVAFDVASFLSTLYDLYEANDASDIEINPVMITSDRDVVAADAVMNIDDDALFRHEDLAAMEEDSYEDELEAKAGEYGFDYVRLSGNVGIIGNGAGLVMTTLDLVDYFGGSPANFLDIGGGAKAERVANALDMVFSDENVDSVVFNIFGGITRGDEVAKGINEALEQFDEIPKPVVVRLAGTNAEEGMEILNTELVQVEGTLENAVQRAVENAQEVSQ, encoded by the coding sequence ATGAAGCTTCACGAATACCAGGCGAAGGAAATCTTCGCAGAGGCTGGGATTCCGGTGCCAGAGTCCCGTCTCGCGTCGTCCGTAGAGGAGGTTATGGAGGCGGTCGAGGATATCGGATACCCCGCCGCTATCAAGGCGCAGGTACACGTCGGTGGGCGTGGAAAGGCTGGCGGCATCAAGATCGCCATGGACGAAGACGAGGCTCGACAGGCCGCCGAGGACATCCTCGGAATGGACCTCAAAGGCTACACGGTCGAGAAGGTACTCGTCGAGGCCGGCGTCGACTTCGAAAACGAACTGTACGTGGGTATCACGATGGACCGAAGCGAGGGCAAGCCCGTCGCGATGGTCTCGACGGAGGGTGGCGTCAACATCGAGGAAGTCGCAGAAGAGACCCCCGAAGCCATCGCGCGCGAGCACATCGACCCCGCGTTCGGCCTGCACCCGTACCAGGCCCGCAAGATCGTTTTCGAGGCGGGAATCCCCCGCGACGTCGCCTTCGACGTCGCCTCGTTCCTCTCGACGCTCTACGACCTCTACGAGGCCAACGACGCGTCGGACATCGAAATCAACCCCGTCATGATTACGTCCGACCGCGATGTCGTCGCTGCGGACGCCGTCATGAACATCGACGACGACGCGCTCTTCCGCCACGAGGACCTCGCGGCGATGGAAGAGGACTCCTACGAGGACGAACTCGAAGCCAAAGCTGGCGAATACGGCTTCGACTACGTCCGTCTGTCGGGCAACGTCGGTATCATCGGCAACGGTGCCGGACTCGTCATGACGACGCTCGACCTCGTCGACTACTTCGGTGGCTCCCCCGCCAACTTCCTCGACATCGGTGGCGGCGCGAAGGCCGAGCGCGTGGCGAACGCGCTGGACATGGTCTTCTCGGACGAGAACGTCGACTCTGTCGTCTTCAACATCTTCGGCGGCATCACCCGCGGTGACGAGGTCGCCAAGGGTATCAACGAAGCGCTGGAGCAGTTCGACGAGATTCCGAAACCGGTCGTCGTCCGCCTCGCGGGCACGAACGCCGAAGAGGGGATGGAGATTCTGAACACGGAACTCGTACAGGTCGAAGGGACGCTGGAGAACGCCGTCCAGCGTGCCGTCGAGAACGCACAGGAGGTGTCCCAATGA
- a CDS encoding NADPH:quinone reductase, producing MHAVRFHEHGGRNVLQVDDIDTPEPVSDEVLVEVAAAGVNPVDTYFREGSYQPFAMPMIPGIDVAGTVAAVGPGVTEFEAGDSVVGTGIGKDHYGGYAEFAAVPTDRLAVLPEDVDLVAAGGAGVVGVTAWRALVDHGGMQLGETVLIHGGSGGVGHTAVQLADAAGAHVIATAAPKNHDRVSELGADVVLDYSRDDLADAVKDAANGDGVDLTLDHRLDDYLQFDAEVATTGGRVVGIGENDPQVGFELSSAARGKDLNITMMSMFNTPELAVPLRELAGLMETGDFEIEVARTYDLDEAAEAHRAVMEDSFLGKLVITP from the coding sequence ATGCACGCAGTCAGATTCCACGAACACGGCGGACGCAATGTATTGCAGGTAGACGACATCGACACGCCCGAGCCGGTCTCGGATGAGGTCCTCGTCGAGGTCGCAGCCGCGGGTGTCAACCCCGTAGACACCTACTTCCGAGAAGGGTCGTATCAGCCCTTCGCCATGCCGATGATTCCCGGTATCGACGTGGCTGGAACGGTCGCGGCGGTCGGCCCCGGTGTGACCGAATTCGAAGCGGGCGACTCCGTTGTCGGTACCGGCATCGGAAAGGACCACTACGGCGGCTACGCCGAGTTCGCGGCGGTCCCAACCGACCGCCTCGCGGTTCTCCCCGAAGATGTGGACCTCGTCGCGGCGGGTGGGGCGGGCGTCGTCGGCGTCACCGCATGGCGCGCCCTCGTCGACCACGGTGGGATGCAACTCGGCGAGACAGTGTTGATTCACGGCGGGTCCGGCGGCGTCGGCCACACAGCGGTCCAACTCGCAGACGCGGCGGGCGCACACGTCATCGCCACGGCGGCACCGAAGAACCACGACCGCGTCTCCGAACTCGGTGCAGATGTCGTCCTCGACTACAGCCGCGACGACCTCGCCGATGCCGTGAAAGACGCCGCAAACGGCGACGGCGTCGACCTGACGCTCGACCACCGACTGGACGACTACCTCCAGTTCGACGCCGAGGTTGCTACCACCGGCGGCCGCGTCGTCGGTATCGGCGAGAACGACCCGCAAGTCGGGTTCGAACTCTCGTCTGCCGCCCGCGGAAAGGACCTGAACATCACGATGATGAGCATGTTCAATACCCCCGAACTCGCCGTCCCGCTGCGCGAACTTGCCGGTCTGATGGAGACGGGAGACTTCGAAATCGAGGTCGCGCGGACCTACGACCTCGACGAGGCTGCCGAAGCCCACCGAGCCGTGATGGAAGACAGTTTCCTCGGGAAACTCGTCATCACGCCCTGA
- the sucD gene encoding succinate--CoA ligase subunit alpha, which translates to MSIFVDDDTRVVVQGITGGEGKFHTQQMMEYGTNVVAGAVPGKGGQEVEGVPVYDTVAEAVEEEDANASVVFVPPAFAGDAIFEALDTDLDLVVAITEGVPTQDMAKVNKRLSEVDTRLIGPNCPGIITPGEAKLGILPGNIFEEGNVGLVSRSGTLTYQVVSNLTERGIGQTTAIGIGGDPIIGTSFVDALEAFENDPDTHAVVMCGEIGGEDEEQAAKFIAENMDTPVAGFIAGRTAPPGKRMGHAGAIVSGSGTGTAESKISALNDAGVPVGDTPEEVADHIEDFL; encoded by the coding sequence ATGAGCATTTTCGTCGACGACGACACGCGGGTAGTTGTACAGGGTATCACCGGTGGGGAAGGCAAGTTCCACACCCAGCAGATGATGGAATACGGCACGAACGTCGTTGCTGGTGCGGTCCCCGGCAAGGGCGGTCAGGAAGTCGAAGGCGTTCCCGTCTACGACACCGTCGCCGAGGCCGTCGAAGAGGAAGACGCCAACGCCTCCGTCGTGTTCGTCCCGCCGGCGTTCGCCGGCGACGCCATCTTCGAGGCACTCGACACGGACCTCGACCTCGTCGTGGCCATCACCGAGGGCGTCCCGACGCAGGACATGGCCAAGGTCAACAAGCGCCTGTCCGAAGTCGACACGCGCCTCATCGGCCCCAACTGTCCGGGAATCATCACGCCCGGCGAGGCCAAACTCGGCATCCTCCCCGGTAACATCTTCGAGGAGGGGAACGTCGGACTCGTCTCGCGTTCCGGCACCCTCACGTATCAGGTCGTTTCGAACCTGACCGAGCGCGGCATCGGCCAGACCACCGCTATCGGTATCGGTGGCGACCCAATCATCGGCACGTCGTTCGTCGACGCTCTCGAAGCGTTCGAGAACGACCCCGACACGCACGCCGTCGTCATGTGCGGTGAGATCGGTGGCGAAGACGAAGAGCAGGCGGCGAAGTTCATCGCCGAGAACATGGACACGCCCGTCGCTGGCTTTATCGCCGGCCGCACGGCACCGCCGGGCAAGCGCATGGGTCACGCCGGCGCTATCGTCTCCGGTTCCGGAACCGGTACCGCGGAGTCCAAGATTTCCGCCCTCAACGACGCGGGCGTCCCCGTCGGCGACACCCCCGAGGAAGTCGCCGACCACATCGAAGACTTCCTCTAA
- a CDS encoding SDR family oxidoreductase produces the protein MDVSFDFDGTVALVTGASGALGSAVTRAFADAGANVAAADVVEPDNEDGFYDSDGVRFYKADFTDEEEVARVVDAAVSDFGRIDHLANIAGTWRGGTPIDETDAETFDFLFDVNLKTMFLASKHAIPHLRETDGAIVSISARASLEGGEGDGIYRASKAGVRLLTETIAEENLGVVRANAVMPSVIDTEMNRDMMPDADFDKWVKPEEIARTILCLCSDAASVTSGAAVPVYGEA, from the coding sequence ATGGACGTGTCATTTGACTTCGATGGGACAGTCGCGCTCGTAACCGGTGCCAGCGGCGCACTCGGTAGTGCTGTCACACGGGCGTTCGCCGACGCGGGCGCGAACGTCGCGGCCGCAGACGTGGTTGAACCGGACAACGAAGATGGCTTCTACGACTCGGACGGCGTCCGCTTCTACAAGGCAGACTTCACCGACGAGGAGGAGGTTGCCCGAGTCGTCGACGCCGCTGTCTCCGACTTCGGGCGAATCGACCACCTCGCCAACATCGCCGGGACGTGGCGCGGTGGAACACCAATCGACGAGACCGACGCTGAGACGTTCGATTTCCTCTTCGACGTGAACCTGAAGACGATGTTTCTCGCGTCGAAACACGCGATTCCACACCTTCGTGAGACCGATGGCGCAATCGTGAGCATCTCTGCTCGGGCGTCGCTCGAAGGTGGCGAGGGGGACGGCATCTACCGGGCATCGAAGGCCGGTGTTCGACTGCTTACGGAGACCATCGCTGAAGAGAACCTCGGCGTCGTGCGCGCAAACGCGGTGATGCCGAGCGTCATCGACACCGAGATGAACCGCGACATGATGCCCGACGCCGACTTCGACAAGTGGGTGAAGCCGGAGGAGATTGCCCGGACGATTCTGTGTCTCTGTTCTGACGCCGCGTCGGTGACGAGTGGTGCCGCGGTGCCGGTCTACGGCGAAGCCTAA